The Plasmodium vivax chromosome 12, whole genome shotgun sequence genomic interval CCTCTATATGGTacagaaaaacgaaaaaaaaaaaaaaaatcgtttaGAAATGTTCCCCGAGCTGAACtttcgaaaaggggaaagagcGCCGAAAGAactggagggggaaaagtGGAATGTACAATTCTGCGAGTGTTCGCGAATTGGCTAAACGAATTCGTTCCTGGTATAGTTGTGCGCTGGAATGacgcgaaaaggagaaagaaaaaaaaaaacaattacaCCATTCAGTTGTACTGCGCACAGTAGACACGTATCCTCATGTGCAGCCCAATACACAAAGGCATTCCTCTCTCCGTTGCGTTTTGACTCCCACGTCTTGTTTAAAAATGTCACTTGTGGGTGATGCGCACCTCGCTGGGTGTGCTGTGCTGTCACCCATCTTCTGCATTACACGTAAAAGCTGCTTCACAAATGGATTGAAAACGGGGCTGCCAAAACGGCAAACAAGAAAATTCCTCCCCAGTGCCCCCTATTACGAATGAAACCATTTAAGCACTGTCTACCTCACATGTCATAACCAACCACTCTGTGTGTTTGGCCAACCCACAGGTTACACTCGCGCATCACACCGTTCAGCGGCTAATCAATTTATCACTTTTTctctgtaattttttatggcgTGCTTGATCGCGTCTTCCGCTAACAAACTGCAGTGGATTTTGACTGGAGGTAAACTCAAGTGGGAAGCAATGTCgtcgtttttaattttgagcGCTTCGTCGATGGTCTTCCCCTTGATCAATTCAGTGGCATAAGAGCTACTAGCAATTGCGGAGCCACATCCAAAGGCCATAAATCTCGCGTCTTTAATCACATTGTCTTCGATTTTTAATTGCAATTTTATGACATCACCACATGACGCTTTACCTACAATGGATGTcccaatatttttttcattcttatCAAACGAGCCAACATTTCTGGGTTTATTAAAATGGTCCTTCACATGATCACTGTAGCTTCGGGCCGCACATGGGTAACAGCCATTCTGCAGGATGTTTCCATTTACGCGCGGTAAACACAGGGGTCCTCTTCCAGCTGCTGACAAAGCTGCCCCCCTTCCTTTGCAAAGCAACGAGAGGAAAGTAGCCATCATAATTGGATTTTATTGCAATTGAGACGGAGATAAATGCTGCTCAActcgcaaaggggaaaaaaatttctttttttcttctcctttttctggTTTAGCTAATGCGCAGTGACATACAGCACCCCTTCCCTCCCATGCATGTGgttaattatgtataatgaTGTAGTGACGCATAAATGCTGGGTGATcgcttaaaaaggaagaagaaaacggtTAAGCAACTTTCCTTCACGATTTAAAAATAGCATTTTcgttaaatttaaaattgttcagttttttttctcataatTGTAAGATAAGCGATTGAATgctggcaaaaaataaacgcgaattaattcatcaaaaatataaaaaaaaaaaaaaaaaaaaaaaagctatcccgatgttgaaaaaaaaagaaaaaaaaaattgggacaaaaagaaatatttatttaaccTTTCCTTTTGCTGGGCGGCAAAAAGAGAATGAAAAACGTGAAGAGTCAAATTGGGAATACTAAACTTACGTCAATTTTGAACAAAAGAGCGGTTTTTCTAACGACAGCATGgcatttatttgtaaataatttgtcATTAAAAATGTCAAGCGGAAAAATATGCgccataaattaaaaaggctGCGTTTCAACCCGCGTTTCTgcgtagggaaaaaaaaaaaaatcgcgaTGAAGTGGCATTACATATGATCACTCGACGCGGCATTACATAACGCCAAATGGTGCGAAGTCGCATCAAATCGTATTCGTCGGAAGGACCAAATggatgaaaaagaaaaaagaaaagtcgCATCAACCCTTCGTGAAATTTGATCAATGCGTTATATGCGCAtgcagggggagggaaaaaaaataacgaaaaaagagACCGCGCAGGTCTACATAAATGTGGATTGTATGACCCACATGATGACACCATTTTGCCGTGTTAtacgaaaagggggggaagggggaaggaacaaaaataaagagacATACGATCAAACATTTGTTACCTCGCTCTGCGCATATGAATTGGTCTAAACGGATAAAAGACGCACCCCTATTCGtctcaaaaaaggaattttcaGCGCGGCGAACTCCAGCGGTGGGGAGATCCTCTTCCCCATTCGCcacaaaagagaaaattttcttcttaacaACCTGTCAAATTTGTTATCCTAAAATGGATGCTCCGCGTTCGtatgaaagaaaaacgattcgggaaaaaaaaatgccaaataAGATCACATTAAGAGTGTCTAAAGCAGCTctgccccccttttaaagagaaaaaaaaaaaatagaaccCTCCCTGCGTGAAGGAATACCTCTGTTGCAGGCATAAAAGATTCTCCCTCGCCGATGCGTATTTtgaagcgtaaaaaaagCTGGCGACTTACGGTCTCGTCTCATTTGTTCGCCCCCGTAATGGCGCACATGTTACGCCTAATTTGCACCACCTGGTGAGTAGCAACGTGGGAGAACTGCACCTCCCACTGGTCTACTTTGCACCCATGCTTATGttcatacatttatatttcatcAGCGGGGAAGAAACCCACAtttgtttttacattttagttAAGTATTATTTTGTACGCAAGGAGAGAATCAACAAGTGTAAGCTGCACACAGgtgtagtaaaaaaaaaaaaaaattttccatAACTGATATTTCAAAGCTGAATGCAAATTTAAAAGGCACTTGCGTCGGTCAGTTCATTTGTAATCGcgcatgtgtttttttttttttttttttgcgcgcgGTGGTGGCAGTTGGCCAAGGGTGCtccttaaaaatatgctcacGCTTTTCcggtacataaaaaaaaaaattatacatcgCACTTGTGTGaattagggaaaaaaaaaaataggacgGGATGAAAAAGGGCGTAATATGAACGGTGAGGGCACGGACGTTCTCGAAAGCGATTGCTAAAGCGATTGCGATTGCGAAGCGATTCGGGAAAGTTTCCTGCTCTACGAACTTGCGCTCTCGCTGCCGCTCGCGCTGCCGCTCCTGCGCTGCCCCCTAGTTGATGGCAATCGGCTGGGTGATATCCATGAGGTACTTCACCACTCCCTCGCCGTATTCGGAGGGGTTCTGCTTCAGCCTGGGGAGGAGGGTTTTCCTAATGGTCTCGTGGTATTCATTGATGTCTCTAATTTCTTCAGCCGTCAGAATGGAAAAGTCGAGCAGTTTTTTCTCATACGGATAGAGAGTTAAATCTTCAAAGGAGTAAAACTCGGTGTTATCTGTGTTCTTCTTGCTAATTACAAATTGCATGTTTTCGATTCTAACaccaaatttattttctagGTAGTACCCTGGTTCGTTGGAAAGTACCATAGCAGGTTTCAGAGGAGTGCCAGCTGTTGGTCCGATGGAGCAACCACCTTCATGGACGTTTAAGAATAACCCTACTCCGTGTCCAGTTCCGTGATTATAATCGAGGAAGTGTTTAAATAAACTTTCACGCGCAATAAAATCTAGGGCCATAGAATTCGTGTAGCTAGCAAAGATAACTTTTCTTAAACGTAGGTGTCCTTTAAGTACTAGGGTGTAgattttcttctcttccgcTGTGGGTTCTCCAAAATGCGTAGTTCTAGTTACATCTGTGGTTCCGTGTAGGTACTGTCCTCCTGAATCAAGGAGATATATACCTGGTGTAATCTTCGCATTTGTAGAATCCGTTACTTCGTAGTGAATGACTGCAGCATTTGGTCCGCTGGCCGAGATGGTTgcaaaggaggggaagataAAGTTTGGTTTGGTTGATCTGAAGTAAtctactttattttttaaagacatTTCCGTTTCGTTAAATAACTCTTTGGTTTTTCTCTTCTCGTCACACCAGTGAAAGAATTGCAAAAGGGCCAACGCATCCAGCACATGTGCCTCCTTCATGTTCTCAATTTCGACGTCGTTTTTAACCGCCTTCATGTGAAGAACGGGGGATTTTTCGAGCAGTATTTTGTCCTTATTGAAGAGCATGTAGATCATTAGGTTGATGTATGGGCTGAGGGAGATTTCGTACTTTTTCTGCGAATCGGACTCTTTTATGGGGAGTTCCTTGGAGGGGGGCGCCTTAACTGCGCCTACTTCATTGCCCACCTTGGTGAGGGCCATCGTTTTGGAGGAGACGTTGTCCCTTAGGTACTCGACCACCGTTTCGTACTCCTTAACAGTCACGTTAACCGTGTTGAGGTGTCTGATGGAACTCTCGGAGAGGTTCTTCGACACAGTGAAGAgaatcattttttcaaaatcgtCCTTTTCTCTGTTAAACTCGAAGTAGAGGTAGCC includes:
- a CDS encoding peptidase, putative (encoded by transcript PVX_117760A), translating into MRVNSLLYALSSLMVFHLDFFYKGNRVNYVSAYISSIHKYTNYGNGSGGKSGSNGSGNGSGDGGQNKPSFFGKRKIDANGVSNRSAVSYFKKKFPQVYQQNGVSTSSTSGDPRQASEKKDPETTSQLQQQREEQPPQQPQQSDNQGGVRDTMANPPIEERLANLKKVMQENNIDVYILINSDEHNSEIINDKDKKIFYLSNYSGADGILILTKDKQIMYVNALYELQANKELNHDIFSLRISKITNRDEIYETIASLEFNNIAVDGKNTSVAFYEKLKSKIESTYPGKTVEEKVIYENDMNQIVKNENINFLILEKSLVDLKDYQVNNKLVFIHDRKFNGACSGEKLEKLRQIFSFENKNVDKLLLSELDEIAYILNLRGFDYTFSPLFYGYLYFEFNREKDDFEKMILFTVSKNLSESSIRHLNTVNVTVKEYETVVEYLRDNVSSKTMALTKVGNEVGAVKAPPSKELPIKESDSQKKYEISLSPYINLMIYMLFNKDKILLEKSPVLHMKAVKNDVEIENMKEAHVLDALALLQFFHWCDEKRKTKELFNETEMSLKNKVDYFRSTKPNFIFPSFATISASGPNAAVIHYEVTDSTNAKITPGIYLLDSGGQYLHGTTDVTRTTHFGEPTAEEKKIYTLVLKGHLRLRKVIFASYTNSMALDFIARESLFKHFLDYNHGTGHGVGLFLNVHEGGCSIGPTAGTPLKPAMVLSNEPGYYLENKFGVRIENMQFVISKKNTDNTEFYSFEDLTLYPYEKKLLDFSILTAEEIRDINEYHETIRKTLLPRLKQNPSEYGEGVVKYLMDITQPIAIN
- a CDS encoding nifU protein, putative (encoded by transcript PVX_117755A; Apicoplast targeted protein. Curated by Stuart Ralph, Walter and Eliza Hall Institute of Medical Research, Australia.) translates to MMATFLSLLCKGRGAALSAAGRGPLCLPRVNGNILQNGCYPCAARSYSDHVKDHFNKPRNVGSFDKNEKNIGTSIVGKASCGDVIKLQLKIEDNVIKDARFMAFGCGSAIASSSYATELIKGKTIDEALKIKNDDIASHLSLPPVKIHCSLLAEDAIKHAIKNYREKVIN